Proteins encoded in a region of the Caballeronia sp. M1242 genome:
- a CDS encoding helix-turn-helix transcriptional regulator → MRTYTHPVAEDFTLGRLFHALSDPVRLEIVRRLSTVDEATCGELDGGRPKSSVSHHFRILREAGLVRTRVAGTVHQNSLRRAELDARFPGLMEAVIKQIASNCVVSEAS, encoded by the coding sequence ATGCGCACCTATACCCATCCTGTCGCCGAGGACTTCACGCTCGGGCGGCTCTTCCACGCTCTTAGCGACCCGGTGCGCCTTGAGATCGTTCGTCGACTATCGACGGTAGACGAGGCGACCTGTGGCGAGCTGGACGGGGGTCGACCGAAGTCAAGTGTCTCGCATCATTTTCGGATCCTCCGCGAAGCGGGCCTGGTGCGCACGCGCGTTGCCGGCACCGTGCATCAAAATTCATTGCGGCGCGCGGAATTGGATGCCCGCTTTCCCGGCTTGATGGAGGCCGTCATCAAGCAGATCGCCAGCAATTGCGTAGTGAGCGAAGCGTCGTGA